A single genomic interval of Corylus avellana chromosome ca10, CavTom2PMs-1.0 harbors:
- the LOC132164598 gene encoding fasciclin-like arabinogalactan protein 12, translating into MAKQALSSLSILLVVLFYCITTTAQPAAAPAKPADSPALPANPPAQPASPPAQPALPPVQPAAKAPAPAQPALVPVQTGATDVTKILQKAHGYSVFVRLLKSTGVAKQLYGQLNNSNNGFTIFAPTDSAFSNLKAGTINSLSDLQKTQLLQFHILNSVVSLSNFQTLSNPVPTEAGDAGAFPLNITTAGNQVNISTGLVNATLGNTVYSDDQLVIYQVTKVLLPLDIFNPKPKKVAAALAPVVAPTSSKPKPTKEDAPVTPSAAAKVDAAAAVSLSRHGMLEFIGVAVVAFCVIKRT; encoded by the coding sequence ATGGCCAAACAGGCTCTGTCCTCCCTCTCAATTCTACTTGTGGTTCTCTTCTATTGCATCACAACTACAGCCCAGCCGGCTGCGGCTCCAGCCAAGCCCGCCGACTCCCCAGCTTTGCCCGCCAATCCCCCGGCTCAGCCCGCCAGTCCTCCGGCTCAGCCTGCCCTTCCACCAGTCCAGCCAGCCGCCAAAGCCCCAGCCCCAGCCCAGCCTGCCCTGGTCCCAGTGCAGACCGGTGCCACCGACGTCACCAAAATCCTTCAAAAGGCCCATGGGTACTCTGTCTTTGTCCGCCTTTTAAAGAGCACAGGTGTGGCTAAGCAACTCTATGGGCAGCTCAACAATTCAAACAATGGGTTTACCATCTTCGCCCCTACAGATTCTGCATTTTCGAATCTTAAAGCGGGCACTATAAACTCCCTCTCTGACCTACAAAAGACCCAACTACTTCAATTTCATATCTTGAACTCCGTTGTTAGTCTCTCAAACTTCCAAACCTTGAGCAATCCGGTGCCTACGGAAGCTGGAGATGCTGGTGCATTCCCGCTGAACATTACCACTGCTGGAAACCAAGTGAACATCTCGACTGGCCTTGTGAACGCCACATTGGGCAACACAGTGTATTCGGATGACCAGCTTGTCATTTATCAGGTCACCAAAGTGCTTCTCCCGTTGGATATTTTCAATCCTAAGCCCAAAAAAGTAGCAGCAGCGCTAGCCCCCGTAGTCGCACCAACGTCGTCGAAGCCTAAGCCGACAAAGGAGGATGCTCCGGTGACCCCGTCTGCCGCTGCCAAAGTGGATGCGGCGGCTGCAGTAAGTCTCTCTAGGCATGGAATGTTGGAGTTCATTGGAGTTGCTGTGGTTGCGTTCTGTGTGATCAAACGAACTTGA